Within the Thermanaeromonas toyohensis ToBE genome, the region AATATTGATCCCCACCCGGTCTATAGTATCGCCTACCCTCTCTCCAGGCTGACCATGCTCCCGGTACCAATGGATTACCGTTTCGATCACCAGGAATATTAATTCATCAGGAACGAGGGAGGCTATAGGATAGGCCACGTGGGGGTGTCGGCCGTGCTTTCCACCCACATACACAGCATGACCACACCTACCAACTGTAAGGGCATCCGTAGGGCAGCTATGGAGACAGTCGCCACAACCTAAGCAACGGCGAGGATCCCGCCAGGGCAGATTATCCTTTAGATAAAGGGCTCCCTCCTGGCACACCTCTACACATAACCCGCAGCCATTGCATTTGTCGGGGTTCAGGACCGGCTCTACTTCTCCTTGAAAACCTAGATCGTTTTCCCGGGACCGCATACAATCAGTTGGACAGCCAGAGAAGGAAATTTTAAACTTATGCGGGAGATCCCAGCCGAAGTAACGCTCGTTTACTTCTTGGGCCAGCCTTTGGGTATCCACCAGGCCATTAGGGTTATATTCGCATCCACCACAGGCAGTGGGTACCCGCACCCGTTTTCCACAAGAAGCTAACCTTTGTCCCACAGCCGCCAGTTCCCGAGTAACAGCTTCTACATCTTCTAGTTTCACATACAAAATCTCAGGCGACATGCGCACAGAAAAATGCACTACACCTTGGCCATATTTATCGGCCACATCAGCTATGGCCCGCAGCCTTTGGGAAGTAAGGCGTCCGCCAGGAGCCATACACCGGACGGTCACCATCTTCTTTTGCCGCTGGGGGATAAGCCCGCCGGCCTTGAGTTCTTCAGGAGATAGCATTGAACTTTCCCCCTAGAGCCCCCTAAATATAGGTTAGGGCGAATGGAGTATGTTTAAATTAAGTAATTTAATTGATTTACTTGGATTTATATTAGGATATTGGACGAGACTTGTCAAGGGCCATAATAAATGTGAATCTAAAACTATCGCACGCTTTATAGCTTTAAGATTTAATGCAAAGGGGCCTCCACAATAAAAGACCCGCTCTTTAAAAAGCAGCGGGTCTTATTTCTCCTTCTAGTTCTCTCTAATTATCTTCCAAAGTATCTTCCCAAATATCTTCCCCTTTTTGTAGCTTGCTCCAGGCTTCCGCTACCCTCTCCCATTCCTCCTCACTTTCGATCTCGCACAGCACTTCCTTACCTTCCTCATCCCAGCCAATCTTTAACACTAGCGCCTCGTCCTTCGTTTCCTCCACAGGAAGAAGAATCACGTACTGTTCCCCGTCTAACTCCAAAATGTCTACCACCAGAAACTCATGCTCCTGACCTTCCTCATCTTCCAACAAGATGGTGTTTTCTTGATCAGCCATGTCCTCACCTCAAATTTTTAGGGTTGGCCTTATCATACCCTATTCTGCCGCTGGCAGTCAAGATAACTCTGGAGAATCAATACTGCCGCTAGGCGGTCGAGGACGCTCTTCCTACGCCGGCGAGAAAGATCGGCCGTAATAAGGACCTTCTCGGCAGCCGAAGTGGTGAGGCGCTCATCCCAGGGAACCACCGGTAGTTTTAACCGTTCCTCTAGGGCCTGGATGAAATCCAACACTTTCCGGGCCTGGGGACCCAAAGTCCCGTTCATATTGCGCGGCAGGCCTACCACCACACGTTCCACGTGATACTCTTTGGCTAACCGTAGAAGTGCTTCAAGATCTTCTTCTAGCTTGCCTCGCCGCCTAATGGTGGTAAGGCCTTGGGCTGTCCACCCCAAGGGATCGCTCAAAGCCACACCTATGGTTTTCTCTCCTACATCTAGACCCATGATCCGCAAAGTTTTAAACCACCTTAAGACAGAAATCCCGGCAAGAGCTGGCACAGTACCCGCAAAGAATACATAGGTCCTCGTCCACCACAACCCTGCCTCCCTCTAATTTCAAAGCACTCTGGGGACACCGCTCAACGCAAGCGCCGCAACTCTGGCACCATTCTTCTATATGTAGTCTACGCTTTTTATTCTTTATTTCCTTAAGGATTTCCGGAGGCACCTCCTCTCCCAGGCACCAGGCTACGTTCGCCATAACCTCCTCAAGGCTTTGCATCCCCACGGCTACAGAATGGACAAAAGGTAAATTTAACACAAAGGCCAGGGCCTCCCGAGCTCTACCCACCAGATGACCCCCGCCTAAGGCTTTCATGGCATATATGCCCTTTCCAGCTAAAAAGGCCTCTTTTACAGCCGCCAGCATTTCCTCCCGGGTACCATCCAGTATCCCTAACCCTTCCATATTGATCAGAGGATGGAGAACATCGATCTCAGCGAACTTAAGGCTAGCTCGGGCAGCGGCTACCGCATGGGTAGAAATACCTACCGCTTTAACCAGACCTTTGGCCTTGGCTTCCAACAAAAAATCTAGGGCTTCTCGGTGCCCAGTCAAGGTCTGTTCTGATTCTTGTTCATGTAAAAGAAAGATATCTATAACTTCCCGATCCAGCGCCCGACGGGCTTCTTCTAAGCTTCTACTCATTCCCTCCCAGGTGTAAGCATAAGATTTGGTGGCTATAACTACAGGCTTAGACCATCCTTTTAAGGCCTCGCGGATATAAGGATAAGTCCCATAAATTTCAGCAGTATCCAGAAAATTAATCCCTAGCTCCAGCGCCCTTCGTATAACCCTGGCCCCTGCCTTGATCTCTAGCCGCGCCTGGAGTGGTCCTAAGGTTAAGGTACCAAAGCAGAGGCGCGAGACCTGGATCCCCGTCCTACCCAATTCGATATACTCCAAAGGGGACACCTTCTTATACCCAATAAAAAAGCCTGTACTTTTAGCCAGGCTTTAGGATCCGATAAGCTCAGCCAGTTTCTTTTCCCAATAGGCCAGCCGACCCTCGGCCTGGGAGAGTATTCTCTTATCTTCCTCAGTAAAGTACCCCTCCTCCGCTTTGGCCCTAGTCTCCTCTAAGTGGGCCCGGAGGATATTAAGCCCCCTCCGGTAAAGCTCCACGGCATAGCCTGCACGCTGGCGTTCGTGCCCCCAAGGGGAATTCCGCCAGTCACGGATGGCTGCCTTCAGGAGGTCGAAAAACTGTTCGCCCTCGGTATAAAGATTTACGGTTAACTCTAAATCTGAGAGGGCCATAAAGTTACTTATCCTCCTTTAGATAATTCTTAAGTAATTCCTCTAAAATCTCATCCCTTTCTACCCGGCGGATAAGGTTACGAGCCCCTCTATGGCTAGTAATATAAGCCGGGTCCCCAGAAAGAAGGTACCCCACAAGCTGATTGATGGGGTTATATCCTTTTTCTTCCAGAGCCGTCTTAACCTCCTGCAGCACTTCCCTTACCCTTATTTTTTCCTCTTTTTCCATTTCAAACATCATGGTTTCCTGCATATTTACCTGCCCCTTTCCCCACCCGAAGCCCTAAGTTGCTCCGCCACTACTTGAAGGGTGTAAGCCAGGGCCTGATCTAACTTAGCCGGATCCTTTCCTCCAGCCTGGGCCATATCCGGCCGCCCTCCTCCGCCTCCAGCTGCGATACGGGCCACCTCACGCAATAAGTTCCCCGCATGTATACCTTTAGCCACTACATCTTTACTGGCCATAGCCACAAAATTTACCCGTCCATCGCTGGCTGAACCTAGTATTACTACTCCTGAACCCAACTTATCCCGTAGCAGATCCGCCATCTCTCGCAAGGCCTCTGCATTAGCTACCTGCACCTTGGCTGGAAGTACCCGTATCCCAGCGACTTCCTTGACCTGGGCCAACAATTTCTCTACTTCATAGGAAGCAAGCCTATGACGTAAGGAAGATATCTCCCTTTCCATTTCTTTAAGCTGCCCCAACAAGGTTTCCAACCGGTGAACTATTTCTCCAGGAGGGACCTTTAGTAAGCTGGCTGCTTCCTCCAGTTCCGCCCGTTCACGTGTGGTTACTTCCAGGGCAGCCCAGCCAGTAACCGCCTCTATCCTTCTTAAACCTGAACCTATCCCGCTTTCACTGGTAAGCCGGAAAAGACCTATCTCGCTAGTAGTAGCCACATGGGTTCCCCCACACAGCTCTAAGCTATAATTCCCGATCTTCACCACCCGAACCCGTTCGCCGTATTTTTCACCAAAAAGAGCGATAGCGCCCATGGCTTTGGCGTGAGACAAAGAGGTCTCCAGAGTACTCACAGGGAGGTTGGCCAGGATCTGCTCATTGACTCTGGCCTCCACAGCTTTCAATTCCTCTACTGTAAGGGGGGCAAAGTGCGTGAAATCAAAACGTAGCCGGTCGGGAGCCACTAGGGAACCGGCTTGAGCAGCATGCTCACCCAGGACATCTTTTAAAGCCCTATGGAGAAGATGAGTAGCCGTATGGTTACGGGCAATACTCCGACGCCTTTCTCGGTCCACAGCGAGCTTAACCCGGGTACCAGCAGTCAACGTCCCCTTTTTAATCTCTACTTCATGGAGGATCCTACCATCAGGTAAACGACGGGTATCTTGGACTAAGGCCTCTCCCTCTGCCCAAAGGATCTGGCCCTGGTCTCCCACTTGACCGCCGCCTTCTGGATAAAAGGGCGTCCGGTCAACTAAAACATATCCTTGCGTCCCTTCTTCTAGCGCCTCGACCCGCTGCCCTTCCTGTACTAAAGCCAAAACTTTTGCTTCCTCCTCGAGCCGCTCATAACCGGTGAAAAGGCTTTGAGCAGTCTCCCCTAAAGCACTCGCCAGGGCCATAGCAAATTCATAGGCCTTACCTTCCTCCCGGGCAGCCCTGGCCCGCTCCCTCTGGGTTTCCATAGCCTGGGCAAAGCCCTCCCGGTCCACCTCCAGCCCCCTTTCGGTGGCAATCTCCTCCGTAAGGTCCAGGGGGAACCCGTAGGTATCGTAAAGGATGAAGGCTTCCTGACCGGTTATAATTTTACGACCTTCTCGGGCGGCCCGATCTAAGATACCGTTTAGGACCCGCATACCTTCATGAAGGGTACTATGGAACCTTTCTTCCTCCTGGCGGATTATCTTAGCAATCTCTTCTTCCTTTTCCACCACTTCCGGGTAGGCTTCACCCATAATCTCAGCTACAACCGGTACCAACCGGTAAAGGAAAGGACCATCCAGCCCTAAGGCCATTCCTAACCGGGAAGCCCGGCGCAAGATGCGGCGCAAAACGTAGCTGCGTCCCTCGTTTCCAGGCAATACCCCATCAGCTATAATGAAAGTACACGAGCGCGCATGGTCAGCGATAACCCGGAAGGGGAAGCCTCCTTCTCCGCGGTCGTACCTACGGCCGGTTATTTTTTCTACCGCTGTGATAAGGGGCCAGAGGAGGTCAGTTTCAAAATTGCTATCCACCCCCTGGAGGATAGAGGCCATACGTTCTAGGCCCATGCCGGTATCGATGCTAGGCCGGGGCAAAGGAGTGAGATTCCCGTCTGCATCGCGGTTATACTGCATAAAAACCAAGTTCCAGATCTCCAGCCACCTATCGCAGTCACAAACCCCCAGGGCACACGTTTGAGATGCGCAGGCATATTCAGGCCCGCGGTCATAGATGATTTCGCTACAAGGTCCGCAAGGCCCGGTATCTCCCATGGCCCAGAAATTATCTTTTTCACCCATACGGACAATCCGCTCAGGTGGCAGATCGGCTATCTCCTGCCAGAGCTCGAAGGCTTCTTCATCATCCTTAAAAATCGTAACCCATAATCGCTCCTTGGGCAGCTCCAAAACCCGTGTTAGAAACTCCCAGGCAAATTCAATAGCTTCTTTCTTAAAGTAATCACCAAAGGAGAAATTACCCAGCATCTCAAAAAATGTATGGTGCCGGGCCGTTCGGCCCACCGTATCTAGGTCATTATGCTTACCTCCAGCCCGGACACATTTCTGCGCCGTAGCAGCCCGCGTATACGGACGCCGGTCCAGCCCTAAGAAAACATCTTTAAACTGCACCATACCGGCATTAGTAAAGAGCAAGGTGGGATCATTATAGGGTACCAGGGGAGAACTGGGCACAATGGTATGCCCTTTATCTGCAAAAAAGCGCAAAAAACTTTCGCGCAAGTTACTTCCCCTCAAGACAGACCTCCACTCCTCGTCAAAACTAAACCTCGCCCCCGCTTGTCCGGGATGACGAGGTTTGTCGGCTAAATTTTCCTTCATTATAACGCTATTTCTATCCCTTTGTCAATTAAGGTGCCCGTCCCGTCTACACACGCTTGCTTCGATTTTACTTCTCTTGAATTTCTCCTAAAACGCGTTCGAGGAGCTGTAAAGTAAGAGGTCCGGTGTATTTAAATTTTATAACCCCCTGGGCATCCACTAAATAACTTGTGGGAATGGCGCGAACTAAGTAATAATTTTCCGCTATGCCTTTCGTGTCCAGAACCACAGGAAAGGTGTATCCATTTGTTTCTAAAAACTTCTTTACTTCCGCCGGGGATTTCTCGCTAGAGGTCAAGTTTACAGCTACGACCTCGACCTTCCCCTTATATTTCTTAAAAAACTCCTGTATCTCTGGCATTTCCACCCGGCACGGCGGGCACCAACTTGCCCAGAAATTGAGGAAAACAGGTTTACCTTTAAGCTGGGAGAGGGTAATAACCCTCCCCTGTAAATCCGGCAAACTAAAATCCGGGGCCAGATATCCCACCTCTGGCCGAACTTCACCTTTCCCAGCTTCCGGGTCGCTAGCCGGCTGTTGGACCGTTTTAAAGGCAGAGCGCCACAAGGAAAATCCTCCAGCACCAGCTAAGAAAAGAAGAACCACTCCTACCAATACTAACAATCCCGCATTGCGTCGCATAAAAAACTCCTTTCTGCCTTAACTTCTTCGCACCCTTTTAGCGCCATACCCAGTTGGGAGGCACTACAGCTAACTTTTGGGCAGCTAAAAAGTGAGCCAAGAGGCTAGCCGGCCCCAATTACCTGTCAATATAAGGAGACCCGCTCCCACCAGCACCCAGCCGCTTCCTTTAACAAGGCGGGGCATCCAATCTCCGTAGCGCTTTAAACCCTGGGCCAACCATCCCCAAAAAAGGGCTGTAACGAGGAAGGGAATGCCCAATCCCAGGGAATATGCGGCTAACAAGTAAGCACCTGCGCTTAAGCTTGCGCTATTTCCAGCTAATACTAAAATAGATCCCAATACAGGCCCGATGCAGGGCGTCCATCCAGCAGAAAAGGCCATCCCTAACAAGAAGGCACCTAAAGGCCCTACTTTCCGCGGCTGGAAATTAATCCTCTTTTCCAAGTTAAGAACTTTTAGCTTCAGTATCCCGGCCATATGGAGACCAAAAATAATCACTATTAATCCGCTTAGCTTCCGCAATAGGGCCTGATACTTAAGGAAGAGGGCACCTATAGCGCTGGCTGAAAGACCTAAGAGGATAAAGATTATACTAAAGCCTGTTACAAAAAGAAAGGCCCTCATCGCCACCGTTATCCTCACATCCTTTGCTTCAATCCTACCCAGCTCAGCTACTGTGGTGCCTGCAAGATAGCTCAAAAAACTTGGAACCAAGGGCAGGACACAAGGCGACAGAAAAGAAATTAAACCTGCTGTAAAGGCTACTAAGAAGGAAACAGGGGTAAAGAGCATTATTATCAACCTTTTTTCGAGGATATTATTGTATTCGAGGATATTATTGTATTAGTTCTCTATATATAATACAACAAAACTGCTCCAGATACTATATAAAAAGGGTTAGTTTTTCGTTTCAAGAAGGCAGGGCTTTTATGTTTTTAATATTTCTCTATCTCCACCCAGGCATCTAACTGGGCAGCGCCGGTGCCAATAAGATCGGAAAGTCCTCCTATTTTTAAGGCTGGGTCAGAAGGCAGTAAGTTATTGGCGGAGAAACCAGAATTCCGGGGGCCCGCTAGCCCCGCCTCTTCATGTTGAGGTTCCCCTAAAATTATAGCCCGGTCGCTATAATGGCTGGGAGGCAGGGGCTGGCGCTGGCCATCAATTTCAATAGGAGTGGCCCCATAAGAATAAGTCCCATAGTTATAGGACGTGCCCACTACTCCTGGGCGTATGCCGGAGGTTACCAGGACCCGGCCGACGGCTTCAAAGTACCTTGATTTTATACGTACCCTATCGCCCGTCTTTAACCCTCGCGGGAGAGCATCCGCGGGATTTATCCAAATATAGTTTTCCCGCTGGATTTCTCTGAGCCAGGCGTCGGCTATATTCCGGTGGGTTCCGATATGGCGCGCCTTCCAGCTGATGAAAAATAGCGGCAGTACCTTTTTCATTTCCTCTCCATTGTAACTTCTTACGGGTTCTAACCTTGGCAGGCCATCAAAGAAACGGCCAGAATAAGAATCCCGCCCCGCAGCGACACCCTCATCATAAAAGTTAGCCTGGCCGGCAAAGCGGTATTTTAAGTGCTCCCCTATATACTCTTTTCCGGGCCTTTCGAACCGCCCACCCCGGTTTAGGACATACACTACTTTCCGCCACTCCTCAGGCTTTACGGCTTTCTCCCAGAGTTCGGGTTTAAAGAAGGGGCCTAGAGCTTTGCGTCGGGTCTGGTAGAATATTTCCATTTCCTCTTGGCTGGCATCCGGCACCGGCTCCTCATCGTAGGCGATATTAGCCACCATTTTAAGATAAAAGTCCTCGCTCCGGTCTAGAGAACTGCCATCCGGAAAAGCGCCTGGTCCTACCCCGGGAAGGTTCATCTTCTTTAAGATCTCGATAAATACATCTTCTATAGAGCGGGCCTCAGGTACGACCCGGGTTACCGGCTGCGTCACGTGCGAGACTTTGACTTTCATATTGGGATAAATAGCTTCGCGTTGCCAACGCTCCAGGTAACTTAAATCCGGTAAGACAAAATCAGCGTAAAGGGCAGTTTCCCCCATGACTACATCAGAGACCACCAGGAGCGGTATAGCTTTCTCGTCCTTTAAAATCTCAGCCTGGAGCCACCCCTGGGGCATGGAAAGGGGAATGGACATAGAGTAGATAAACAGGGCCTTAAGGGGGTAAGGGTAACCTTCTTTAGCGCTGGGCAACACCTCATAGGAGAGGTTTACCCCGAAGGGATACCAGGGCCTTCGGGCAGGGTAGCCATCCCGTTTAAAAAGAGAACTCTTTTCATAAAAAGCTCCTCCCCGTACTAAAGATACGCCCCAGGGCTTAAGGCCTTTAGGCACCTTTAACAGATCATAACGCGGCCCGGTAAAATCTCGGTATTTAGCTCCGGTAGTAATACTT harbors:
- a CDS encoding 4Fe-4S binding protein, which encodes MLSPEELKAGGLIPQRQKKMVTVRCMAPGGRLTSQRLRAIADVADKYGQGVVHFSVRMSPEILYVKLEDVEAVTRELAAVGQRLASCGKRVRVPTACGGCEYNPNGLVDTQRLAQEVNERYFGWDLPHKFKISFSGCPTDCMRSRENDLGFQGEVEPVLNPDKCNGCGLCVEVCQEGALYLKDNLPWRDPRRCLGCGDCLHSCPTDALTVGRCGHAVYVGGKHGRHPHVAYPIASLVPDELIFLVIETVIHWYREHGQPGERVGDTIDRVGINILRRALKPVIGQYLLSQVDLRQPRWQSVFYRGVAATFPAYED
- a CDS encoding DUF1292 domain-containing protein, giving the protein MADQENTILLEDEEGQEHEFLVVDILELDGEQYVILLPVEETKDEALVLKIGWDEEGKEVLCEIESEEEWERVAEAWSKLQKGEDIWEDTLEDN
- the ruvX gene encoding Holliday junction resolvase RuvX — translated: MRIMGLDVGEKTIGVALSDPLGWTAQGLTTIRRRGKLEEDLEALLRLAKEYHVERVVVGLPRNMNGTLGPQARKVLDFIQALEERLKLPVVPWDERLTTSAAEKVLITADLSRRRRKSVLDRLAAVLILQSYLDCQRQNRV
- a CDS encoding aldo/keto reductase; translated protein: MEYIELGRTGIQVSRLCFGTLTLGPLQARLEIKAGARVIRRALELGINFLDTAEIYGTYPYIREALKGWSKPVVIATKSYAYTWEGMSRSLEEARRALDREVIDIFLLHEQESEQTLTGHREALDFLLEAKAKGLVKAVGISTHAVAAARASLKFAEIDVLHPLINMEGLGILDGTREEMLAAVKEAFLAGKGIYAMKALGGGHLVGRAREALAFVLNLPFVHSVAVGMQSLEEVMANVAWCLGEEVPPEILKEIKNKKRRLHIEEWCQSCGACVERCPQSALKLEGGRVVVDEDLCILCGYCASSCRDFCLKVV
- a CDS encoding IreB family regulatory phosphoprotein produces the protein MQETMMFEMEKEEKIRVREVLQEVKTALEEKGYNPINQLVGYLLSGDPAYITSHRGARNLIRRVERDEILEELLKNYLKEDK
- the alaS gene encoding alanine--tRNA ligase; its protein translation is MRGSNLRESFLRFFADKGHTIVPSSPLVPYNDPTLLFTNAGMVQFKDVFLGLDRRPYTRAATAQKCVRAGGKHNDLDTVGRTARHHTFFEMLGNFSFGDYFKKEAIEFAWEFLTRVLELPKERLWVTIFKDDEEAFELWQEIADLPPERIVRMGEKDNFWAMGDTGPCGPCSEIIYDRGPEYACASQTCALGVCDCDRWLEIWNLVFMQYNRDADGNLTPLPRPSIDTGMGLERMASILQGVDSNFETDLLWPLITAVEKITGRRYDRGEGGFPFRVIADHARSCTFIIADGVLPGNEGRSYVLRRILRRASRLGMALGLDGPFLYRLVPVVAEIMGEAYPEVVEKEEEIAKIIRQEEERFHSTLHEGMRVLNGILDRAAREGRKIITGQEAFILYDTYGFPLDLTEEIATERGLEVDREGFAQAMETQRERARAAREEGKAYEFAMALASALGETAQSLFTGYERLEEEAKVLALVQEGQRVEALEEGTQGYVLVDRTPFYPEGGGQVGDQGQILWAEGEALVQDTRRLPDGRILHEVEIKKGTLTAGTRVKLAVDRERRRSIARNHTATHLLHRALKDVLGEHAAQAGSLVAPDRLRFDFTHFAPLTVEELKAVEARVNEQILANLPVSTLETSLSHAKAMGAIALFGEKYGERVRVVKIGNYSLELCGGTHVATTSEIGLFRLTSESGIGSGLRRIEAVTGWAALEVTTRERAELEEAASLLKVPPGEIVHRLETLLGQLKEMEREISSLRHRLASYEVEKLLAQVKEVAGIRVLPAKVQVANAEALREMADLLRDKLGSGVVILGSASDGRVNFVAMASKDVVAKGIHAGNLLREVARIAAGGGGGRPDMAQAGGKDPAKLDQALAYTLQVVAEQLRASGGERGR
- a CDS encoding TlpA family protein disulfide reductase, producing MRRNAGLLVLVGVVLLFLAGAGGFSLWRSAFKTVQQPASDPEAGKGEVRPEVGYLAPDFSLPDLQGRVITLSQLKGKPVFLNFWASWCPPCRVEMPEIQEFFKKYKGKVEVVAVNLTSSEKSPAEVKKFLETNGYTFPVVLDTKGIAENYYLVRAIPTSYLVDAQGVIKFKYTGPLTLQLLERVLGEIQEK
- a CDS encoding cytochrome c biogenesis CcdA family protein gives rise to the protein MLFTPVSFLVAFTAGLISFLSPCVLPLVPSFLSYLAGTTVAELGRIEAKDVRITVAMRAFLFVTGFSIIFILLGLSASAIGALFLKYQALLRKLSGLIVIIFGLHMAGILKLKVLNLEKRINFQPRKVGPLGAFLLGMAFSAGWTPCIGPVLGSILVLAGNSASLSAGAYLLAAYSLGLGIPFLVTALFWGWLAQGLKRYGDWMPRLVKGSGWVLVGAGLLILTGNWGRLASWLTF